A DNA window from Anastrepha ludens isolate Willacy chromosome 6, idAnaLude1.1, whole genome shotgun sequence contains the following coding sequences:
- the LOC128866465 gene encoding uncharacterized protein LOC128866465: protein MSTSTLWLFVIILIVYLTLVLSGEVLRPEQSGTLQSFGSSDLEDEARTRKYRHKLWYLWGWHALAIAYWVKVKLIVVGFFVGSAVFVALRYVWPNKCASGIVHDSPTIVYDHPPPSFAHDHVPYSLDHSPHFDHPFSSSDSVDPYSAYAGSYAEDITATAEVIPSTAEGTHRVGRRSAHQQTEHLMKTEERIAEFMFEFLGLDSRACRRRFICEMEFRSRSSPLSSMAFRIVGRGFFEKYMNIRNELGQAHSFAECAAVNPECVFIEQNVEDDTASQSQNTVELQSDTVKAANEMDNSSTEIQNSANDVIMHLENQNEANLHAERRHIKQIQNNNWKYNSVTARLLKQGRLN, encoded by the exons ATGAGTACGAGTACATTGTGGTTATTTGTTATTATCCTCATTGTATATCTTACACTGGTGCTTAGCGGAGAAGTGTTGCGACCTGAGCAAAGTGGTACACTACAAAGTTTCGGCAGCTCCGACTTAGAAGATGAGGCGAGAACGAGAAAATATCGCCACAAATTGT ggTACCTTTGGGGCTGGCATGCTCTAGCTATTGCCTATTGGGTCAAAGTAAAGCTTATTGTTGTGGGTTTCTTTGTTGGCAGCGCAGTATTCGTCGCTCTACGTTACGTCTGGCCAAATAAATGCGCTAGTGGTATTGTACACGACTCGCCCACTATTGTATACGATCATCCGCC TCCATCGTTTGCTCATGATCATGTACCATATTCACTCGATCACTCGCCACATTTCGATCACCCATTCAGTAGTTCAGACTCTGTTGATCCTTACTCTGCCTACGCTGGTTCGTATGCTGAAGATATAACAGCCACTGCAGAAGTGATACCGTCAACAGCAGAAGGCACACATCGAGTTGGACGACGAAGTGCGCATCAACAAACCGAACATTTAATGAAAACTGAGGAAAG AATTGCAGAATTTATGTTCGAGTTTTTGGGCTTGGATTCGCGCGCGTGTCGTCGACGTTTTATTTGTGAAATGGAGTTCCGTTCCCGTTCAAGTCCACTCAGTAGCATGGCGTTCCGGATTGTGGGCCGCGGCTTTTTCGAAAAATACATGAATATACGAAATGAGCTTGGTCAAGCCCATTCGTTCGCAGAATGTGCTGCAGTTAACCCCGAGTGCGTATTTATCGAGCAGAATGTGGAGGATGATACTGCATCTCAAAGTCAAAATACTGTTGAATTACAAAGCGACACTGTTAAAGCCGCCAATGAAATGGATAATAGCTCAACGGAGATTCAAAATAGCGCAAATGATGTTATCATGCATCTGGAAAATCAAAATGAAGCGAACCTGCACGCGGAACGCCGGCacataaaacaaattcaaaataacaaTTGGAAGTATAACTCCGTGACCGCTCGCCTCCTGAAGCAGGGGCGCTTAAATTGA